The Verrucomicrobiota bacterium DNA window CGCATCCGACGCCAGATAACCAACCTCGGCCCGCAAATCCGGAACAGTGATGTCCGGAGAGAGTTTTGTCGCTTTGGATTCCGCGCGTGTAACTGTCGGTGTCTGACTCGCTGTTTGAAGCTTTGTTGGACTGCTGCGCATTGGCGCCGCGCCGAGTGATGCCAAGGCGTGTTCATGATTCCAGTAGGCCAGGAAAAGTTGGGACTTGCCGTCCGGCGTGCGGCCGGATGTCCAGCAAAGTTGCTTGCCATCCGGCGAGAACACCGGCAATCCGTCAAAGCCATCCGTGAACGTGACGCGGACAGGTTCGTGTTTGCCGGCGGCATCGACGAGAAACAGTTCGAAATTCGAAAAGCCGAGTTTGTTCGCCGTGAAGATGACGTATTTGCCCGACGGATGAAAATACGGCGCCCACGACATGCAACCAAAGTCCGTCAACCGCCGCTCATCCGAGCCATCCAGCTTCATCGTATAAACGTCCGCGATGGTGCCGGTCTCGTTGAACCGCCGCCAAATGATGCGCTTTCCGTCCGGCGAAAAGAACGGGCCGCCATCGTAGCCCGGTGTATGCGTCAGGCGGCGCTGGTTCGAGCCATCGGCCTTCATGATGTAGATTTCGCCGAAGTAGGATGGATCGGTTTCGAGATGTTTGCGCTCGGCAGCGGAGAGTTTGTTCGTCGGGTAAGCGTCGCGCAGCGAGGTGAACACAATCTTTTTGCCATCGGGCGAATAACTCGCTTCGGCATCGTAACCGAAGGCGTCAGTCAGTCGCCGCAGATGGCTGCCGTCGCGATGCGCGGAAAAAATGTCCATCTGCTCGTCGTAGTCCCAGGAGTAGCGGCGTTCCTTGCCCGACGCGCGGAAATCGAGTTCGGTTTTTTGTTTGGCCTTGGCTTGCGGGTCGAGATGAGTGGAGGCGAAGAGAACTTCGTCCGAGCGCGGACGGAAAAAACCGCAGGTTGTTTTGCCGACACCGGGCGAAACGCGGTGGCTCTCGCCGGTTGCCAGGTCGAGAATGTAAATCTGGTAAAAGGGATTGTCCGCTTCGCGTTCGCTTTGAAAGATCAACGCCTTGCCATCGGGCGAAAAATAACCTTCGCCGCTGCGGCGGCCTTCGTAAATCAACTGGCGGGTGTTCGACAGAAACGATCCTTCATTGTTCAGATTGGTCTCCGCTGCGTTCGCAGTCGCGCAGAGCGACAGGAGGAAACAAATGTTGGCGGCGATTGGGAAATGAGTCAGCTTCATCAGGAAAAAGTCGTCTGGCGGTGAACCACGCCCGGCAAACCGATCAAAGCGTCCAGCCCTTGCGATATTGACGATGGATGATGCGGTCGGCTTCGGGACAGTTCTTCGCCTTGAGTTTGACGGGGTCCCAAATCAATTTCTTGCCGACGCGGTAAGCCACGTTCCCAAGGTGATTCGCTTCGGTCAACCAGCCGGAATACTCGAAGTTTGCGCTGCAGGATTTGCCAGTGCGGCAGGCTTGCAACCATTCGTTGTGATGGCCGGACACGCGGGGGATCGTCGATGCGGGGCGTTGGAAACCGGCGAAATCCTTTTCCGGCAGCAAGGTGTGCTTTCCGTAATCGGCGAGGATCATTCCTTTGCTGCCGATGAACAGGCAGCCGCTGTCCCACTGCGGGATGCCGCCGCTCTTCCAGATTTCCGGTTTGTTTTCGCCTTGATGCCAGGTGAGTTTCACCGGCGGCAACTCGCCGCGCGCGCCGTATTCGTAGGTGGCGCTCATCGAGGCGGGCGCGATTTCCGGATGCGGCGGCGGACCGCTCGCTTCGATGGTGAGCGGGGCTTGCAACTTGAGCGCCCAAAACGGGAGATCGTTCCAATGGCTGCCGAGATCGCTCATCGTGCCGTTGCCGAAGTCCCACCAGCGATACCACTTCGGGCCGGGGAAATAGACCGCGTTGAACGGCCGAAACGGCGCCGGGCCGAGCCACAAGTCCCAATCCAATCCTTACGGCACGGGGTGCGATTCCGTGGGCCGCTCGACGACCCAGACGATGTCGTTGTGTCGCTTGGCGTCCGCCTCGCTCTGCCAACCCCACGCGCGGCCCACCCACACATGCGCCTCGCGCACCGGGCCGATGATGCCGCTCTGCACGAGTTCCACCACCTGCCGGTAATTCTCCGTGGCGTGAATCTGGATGCCCATCTGCGTGGCGACCTTGGCCTTCGCTGCCGCCTCGCGAATCTTGCGCGCCTCCCAGATGTTGTGCGTGAGCGGCTTCTCACAATAGACGTGCTTGCCGTGCTTGAGCGCGAGCATCGTTGCGAAGGCGTGGGTGTGTTCGCACGTGCTGACCACGACGGCGTCGAACTCGTTAGCGTGATCAAACACCTTCCGGAAATCGGCAAACTTGCGCGCTTTGGGAAACTTCGCCGCGGCCCGGTCCAGGTTCTTGCCGTTCACGTCGCACAGCGCGACGATGTTTTCGGAAGCCACGGATTCGAGATTGCTGCCGCCGCGTCCGCCCGCAGCGATGACGGCGATGTTGAGTTTGTTGTTCAGGTTTTGCCCGCGCAGGAACGCCGGCGCGACGCCAGTGGCGACGGCGGTGGCGAGAATGGTGCGGGTGAATTGTCGGCGCGTGAGGAGGTTGGGTTTCATAAATTGGTTTGGATTCGGCGGTGCAGCGCTATGGTTAGGCATTCGGTGAAAAGTCATCGCCGCCACTTTCAAGAATCCAGAAATCAAATTCCAGCAAGTCCCGCGATGCACCTCGTGTGTCATCTTCAATCTTCACAATCCTTGCGGCAGCATAGCGAGAGGCGTGATTCTCGAACACGACAATCTGCCCAATTCGTGGAGTGCGGACGCGGGACGTAAAATCAAGCAGGCTGGCATCTGAAATGGCCGAAAGCTCGGTGCCCATCGGTGCAACCGCGAGGACAAGATTGGTGCTGTCCGAATAGCAGTGAACCGAAGTGTTGCCCGCCTTCGACCAATGAGTCAGAAACTCGCAATTGCCACTACCAAGACGGAAGAAACCGTTATGGCTTGAGTAGTCGAGTGCGGCTCTGCCTGACATCGCTGGGTTCGACGGGTATTGGGCAGTCGCTCGATGTAAATGGGTCGATAAATCATGCGATCGGCGCGCGACAACTGCATACCAGTCATCACGCCGCTGGATCAGCTCCTCTCTGTGATATGGAGTGCTTCCAGATGGATGCCGTGGATTGAACGCCATCACTTCAGCGTGGCAGTCGGGACACAATGGAATGCAGTTCTCGAACGTATCGGGACCGCCATCTGCTTCAGGCAGAATGTGGTGGCACTGAAGTCGGGTGTGCTTTCGCTCATGGCATAAGCAGCAGTGTCGCTGACAGGCGACCAGGGCTCGCAGACGCACATCGAGTGGAAAGGGCATGTCAGTCTTTGCCTAACGTCCAACTCAGGCACGCGGGGCTGATGACGTAATCCGCGATAGCGGAACTGGAGAGGCCATCCCGCGTTGCCTGCAGCCATTTACATGCTTTCATCTCGCTTCAAGTGACTCAAATGCGAATCATAAAATACCCACCGCCCACCAGGGCAGCACTCCGCAAAATATGACCAGATGAGGTCTGTATAATCAGGTGCTCCTTCGATGAATGCAACGGCAGTCTCAAAACAAGGGCGCTCCGCGAAAACCTGCCAACCTTGCCCAAACTCAACTCGATAAATTACCTCCCCACCTTGACTTGCAGCTTGGCGAGTAGCGAAGTCAAAGAATGTCTGAAGTTCCCGCTTAGCCAACTGGAAGTCGCAAGCTCGAAGCTTCACTCTCCAATCCTCAGGTATATCTATCCGAACGGACGATGGCGCGGCTGGGATTTGGCGAAGCTCCTTCATCCAATCTTCAGGATCTGTGCTTGCTGGCGGATGACTTTTTTTCTTGAAGGGCCACATATAGCACCTAACTATTCATGTACGACTGGTTGTTCGTGTATTGGAGTTGGCGGAATGAACACCAACTCCGGGCAGCGTATCCTTCAGGCCGCCGCGTCCGCCCGCGCCAATGATCGCGATATTGAGTTTTTCGTTGAGCGATTTTCCACGCAGCAAAGCGGGACTGGCGAAAGTGGCGACGCCGGCAACAAGTGCAGTCGAACGCAAGAATTGACGACGAGTGAGGTAGTTGGGCGAAGCGAACCGTGTTGTGGTCATGCCTGTTCCCTACGCTTTACGCCTGCCCTTCACAAGGAGATTTTGTCACCACACACGAGCAGCCGCGCCGTGCGTTCAGTTGTTCACTCTGGCGCCAGTCTTCTTCAATGCGGAGACCTGCCCGCCCTTCGGTGAGTTCCCCTTCAAATAAATATTGATGAATGGTGCGAAGCGCTTCGGACCATCGTTGTCTTTCTTCACCATGTTCACCAGTGGAGTGAAATCGCGGATCTTGTTGTTTTCCAAAAACAGATAGTAGAGGCCCATCAAACCGTCGAGCGGAGCGATGTCGGAAATGGAATTGTTGTTCAGGGACAGCGAGGTCAGGCTCGTCAAGCCGTTGATGCCTTGAATGCTCTTGATCTGGTTGTGGTCGAGATACAGAGAGGCAAGCTTGGGAAACTTGACGACCGGCGAGATGTCGCTGATCTGGTTTTGAGAAAGATAAAGGGAGGCCATGTTGGTGAGTGCGCTCAACGGCCGCAAATCCTTCACGCGATTGCGCGACAGCTCGATGTATTGCAGGGCCATGACACTGCTCAAGGGCGAGATGTCCTCGATCTGGTTGTCCGCGAGGTTCAAGTATTGAATCTTCGTCAATGTTTTGAGCGGCTGCAGGTCGGTGATTTTGTTTTTCGCCAGGTCGAGTGAGGCGAGGTTCTGGCATTTTTCCAAACCGGTGAGGTTCGTGATGCCCATGCCGTTGCCTTGAATGGTGGAGAGGTTGACGAGGTCGGCTTCGACTAACGGCTTGTCGTTGTCGCGTTTCTCAAAGACAAATTTGCGCACGGCTTTCTCCAGATTGGCGTCGGAAAAAATCGGCGCGTTCGTGTCGGCGGATTGAGCAGGCGAACAGATGCTGCCCAGCAGAACGGCAGCGAGGGAGATTCGACTGAGTTTTCCAACGATGTTTTTCATAACCAGTATCGTGATTGAGAGCCGTGTTGTTTGCCTATGGTTGTAATTTGAAGAATTCGTGGTAGAAATGTTCAAGAAAAATATGGATACGACAGAATTGGTTAGTGCAGACGGCTCTTCGAGTTTGAACGAAACCAGCCCCCACGGCCTCAAACCCCCAATGAAACAGGGCCAATGGAAGCAACGCTCTTTGAAATGGTGGCGCGAGTCCATCAAGCCCATGCTCATTATCGTGCTGGTCATGTTCGCGTTCCGCTCCGCGATCGCGGACTGGAACGATGTGCCAACCGGCTCCATGAACCCGACCATCATCGAAGGCGACCGCGTGTTCGTGAACAAGCTCGCTTACGATCTGAAGATTCCGTTCACCCGTTTGCGCGTGACGCAATGGGGAAATCCGAAGCGGGGCGACGTCGTGGTTTTCTTCTCGCCCGTGGATGAGATCCGGCTCGTCAAACGCGTCGTTGGTTTGCCGGGCGATCGCATTGAGCTGGCGAACAACCAACTTTTGGTCAACGGCGAACCGGTCAAATACGAACCGCTCGATCAAAAAATCATCAACGAAATTCCAGCGAACCAACAATCGCAACATCAGTTCGCCACCGAACTTCTGGCGAAACATCCGCACCCGGTGATGGCGACGCCCTTGCGTCCGTCCGCTCGTTCGTTCGGGCCGATCACCGTTCCCGCCGGCCAGTTCTTCATGATGGGGGACAATCGCGACAACAGTTTTGATTCCCGATTTTACGGTTGCGTGGAACGGAAACGGATTGTCGGTCGCGCTTCCGCCGTGGTGATTTCACTCGACCACGAAGACTACTACCTGCCGCGCTGGCATCGATTTTTCACCGGCCTGCCTTGAGGATGGGATTGGTTACTTCAACACGATTCCGAAAAGCCGAACCCACCCCCAACCCCTCCCAGGAGGGGAGCGACGCACGATGTGATGTTCCTCTCCTGGGTTAGGGGTGGGTACCTTCCAGGAAAGTATTCTGACGTCGCTCTACCTCCGCAGGTCCTCTTCTCTCAGCGAGATCGCGGGAAAATATTCCCCTTTCCGTTCGCGCTTCCACCAAAGCCCGGTCGCTTGGCGCGTCGCAAAGTCCGTGAAGCGATAATCATAAAACTCAGCGCGGATGAAACGCGGCGGCGCATTGGGAAACGGATTCTTTTCGAGCAACGCCAGCACGTTGGGCGAACCTTCCAACAAACGCAAACAGAGATTGATGAACCACGGATTGTCGCGATACCGGCTCAGCGCGGCAAACCACATCTGCCAGTCCAACCGCGGTTGATGCGGGGCAACAAACACGGGCCGCCGTTTCGGGTCGCCCGGTTTGTATTTGAATTCGTAGGGCAGCCAGTTCTTTCCGTCATTGCTGCCTTCGATTACGATTTCCAATCGCGACCCCGTCATGATGGCGAACAACCCATAAGTATTCACACTGCGAAAGGGCGCAAGCCAGTTGGCGACGTACGCGATGGGCGACGGCCAAGCCATCTTCGGGCGCAACATTGAAAGCAATTGCATCAGCGTGATGAGCAGTATGACCGCCGCCAGTGGCGCGACCACCCAGCGTGGCCAACGGAGGAAGGAGTTGAGAGTTGAAGGTTGAGAGTTGAGAGCTGAAAACCTCGGTCGCCATCTCCTCGGCGTCATTCTCCGCAAGGCGACATCGTCAAGCAACAACAGACACAACGCAATGGTCAGCAGATTGAAGAATGTGTAATTGCCCGTGGCAGCGATGAGCAGTTGAAAGCCGATCAGCACCACGCAACCGAACAGCCGCAGCCGGCGCGGCGCAAAGATCAGGAAAGGCACGGCTAGTTCGATCACGAACATGATGACAGCGGAAGATTTTTGCGCCCAGAGGGGCAGTTGATGCGCGTACCAGCCAATCCATGTCGGCAACGGCTGGGTTTCGTAGTGCACCGTGAGCGCGGTCAGATTTCGCCACAGCACATCGCCGCTGAACAGCTTCACGCAACCCGACTCGAACATCAGCCGAAACAACAACCACCGCAACAACCACAAAACGATTCGACTCTGTGGCGCCTCGCGTTTCAAACCTGGCCACAGTTGGAGCGGCGCGCAGAAGATGGCGAGGAAACCAGTT harbors:
- a CDS encoding HNH endonuclease yields the protein MPFPLDVRLRALVACQRHCCLCHERKHTRLQCHHILPEADGGPDTFENCIPLCPDCHAEVMAFNPRHPSGSTPYHREELIQRRDDWYAVVARRSHDLSTHLHRATAQYPSNPAMSGRAALDYSSHNGFFRLGSGNCEFLTHWSKAGNTSVHCYSDSTNLVLAVAPMGTELSAISDASLLDFTSRVRTPRIGQIVVFENHASRYAAARIVKIEDDTRGASRDLLEFDFWILESGGDDFSPNA
- a CDS encoding twin-arginine translocation signal domain-containing protein; this encodes MTTTRFASPNYLTRRQFLRSTALVAGVATFASPALLRGKSLNEKLNIAIIGAGGRGGLKDTLPGVGVHSANSNTRTTSRT
- a CDS encoding leucine-rich repeat domain-containing protein gives rise to the protein MKNIVGKLSRISLAAVLLGSICSPAQSADTNAPIFSDANLEKAVRKFVFEKRDNDKPLVEADLVNLSTIQGNGMGITNLTGLEKCQNLASLDLAKNKITDLQPLKTLTKIQYLNLADNQIEDISPLSSVMALQYIELSRNRVKDLRPLSALTNMASLYLSQNQISDISPVVKFPKLASLYLDHNQIKSIQGINGLTSLTSLSLNNNSISDIAPLDGLMGLYYLFLENNKIRDFTPLVNMVKKDNDGPKRFAPFINIYLKGNSPKGGQVSALKKTGARVNN
- the lepB gene encoding signal peptidase I; the protein is MKQGQWKQRSLKWWRESIKPMLIIVLVMFAFRSAIADWNDVPTGSMNPTIIEGDRVFVNKLAYDLKIPFTRLRVTQWGNPKRGDVVVFFSPVDEIRLVKRVVGLPGDRIELANNQLLVNGEPVKYEPLDQKIINEIPANQQSQHQFATELLAKHPHPVMATPLRPSARSFGPITVPAGQFFMMGDNRDNSFDSRFYGCVERKRIVGRASAVVISLDHEDYYLPRWHRFFTGLP
- a CDS encoding lipase maturation factor family protein; its protein translation is MTPAPQVATAPAKPLMIFDGDCRFCRFWINRWRQTTGDRVDYLPFQDPQVPARFPELAREQFEEAVQLIETDGRVYGGADAVFRSLAYNLCTRWPLWLFQKIPGVAPITECSYRFVAKHRTVFSALTRLAWGNEIELPTHRLVRWVFLRLLGVIYLIAFVSLWTQISGLIGHQGILPAAQMMEAAEKYFDQQDVGLNRFHLLPTLCWMSASDGFLHFLCATGTVLAVVLIIGIAPAPCLFLLWLVYLSLSVVCRDFLGFQWDILLLETGFLAIFCAPLQLWPGLKREAPQSRIVLWLLRWLLFRLMFESGCVKLFSGDVLWRNLTALTVHYETQPLPTWIGWYAHQLPLWAQKSSAVIMFVIELAVPFLIFAPRRLRLFGCVVLIGFQLLIAATGNYTFFNLLTIALCLLLLDDVALRRMTPRRWRPRFSALNSQPSTLNSFLRWPRWVVAPLAAVILLITLMQLLSMLRPKMAWPSPIAYVANWLAPFRSVNTYGLFAIMTGSRLEIVIEGSNDGKNWLPYEFKYKPGDPKRRPVFVAPHQPRLDWQMWFAALSRYRDNPWFINLCLRLLEGSPNVLALLEKNPFPNAPPRFIRAEFYDYRFTDFATRQATGLWWKRERKGEYFPAISLREEDLRR